The proteins below are encoded in one region of Helianthus annuus cultivar XRQ/B chromosome 2, HanXRQr2.0-SUNRISE, whole genome shotgun sequence:
- the LOC110895740 gene encoding uncharacterized protein LOC110895740, whose amino-acid sequence MRKLQQQRAFAAANRETDTQTQDMLNRSLANFHILATAAVDPNLEQLIAPQPLPLFPTQPMDLEPNPVDQIPMHDFNLAEIPRVPAPHPPDYDPWFDDHRNYEQRYPIPDEPMPNLAAYSNLDPLDPYYDNDQFIREILENPYPPEEPMPQFPNPIPAPAPPMSTENVQELRTFGEELLEGSERMRQIGERLV is encoded by the coding sequence atgagaaaactTCAGCAGCAACGTGCTTTCGCAGCCGCGAATAGAGAAACAGATACTCAAactcaggatatgctcaataggagtctAGCAAATTTTCATATCCTAGCAACTGCAGCTGTAGACCCTAATCTGgaacaactcatagcaccccaaccattaccacTATTTCCCACACAACCTATGGATTTGGAACCAAACCCTGTAGACCAAATTCCAATGCATGATTTTAACCTAGCAGAAATACCTAGAGTACCAGCACCCCATCCCCCAGACTATGACCCATGGTTTGATGACCATAGGAATTATGAACAACGCTACCCAATACCAGATGAACCCATGCCAAACCTAGCAGCCTACTCAAATCTGGACCCCCTGGACCCATATTATGATAACGACCAATTCATCAGGGAGATCCTAGAGAACCCCTACCCACCTgaggaacccatgccccagttcccaaacccaaTACCAGCACCCGCACCACCCATGAGCACtgagaatgtgcaagaactccgaacctttggtgaggagCTTTTAGAAGGAAGTGAGAGGATGAGACAAATAGGGGAGCGACTCGTCTAG